A genome region from Anopheles stephensi strain Indian chromosome 2, UCI_ANSTEP_V1.0, whole genome shotgun sequence includes the following:
- the LOC118503546 gene encoding uncharacterized protein LOC118503546, with protein MWPACVIILLTVTIAVSATDDAFNIELKQKDAEVYHEQSFGRNEFNYGYQVERTNSQFQHKVKGPDDVTYGCYGYIDPVGEKHLVYYIADRLGYRLLAPDQPTKVFTERVANSVNKLDADLQGRKLDEKVVAWNDLYLPSTCRRLNEIVSITPPPTTVRPVLPPATTVDGRDGALIGESNGQGTTQRPGSGDPVREDRDNVNSGSGNSAGVDNRPSVPIVEESSNVSVSVSGGSSSSSASPSIPTENGDSKEASDNDNHHSGGDVLRSSTPQTVPLTPTTLASPVQAPITPEPSIAPKQTDSPPRTTYLPVTTTSRPPIINVPDQHYPPSNSIPSQPNNCGHDASAPRPKYPGSIAQFNGFVFPINRNCDDSGRNTADLLAQMQTLNEMVLKVSNTLHTLIESDRNRTTAGDACERVLELLNIQQPVPLLVYVPIMVPYLDGGINGGGTQPPVNPASYAYAKTCSECK; from the exons ATGTGGCCAGCGTGTGTAATCATT CTCTTAACCGTAACGATCGCTGTATCGGCCACTGATGATGCGTTCAACATTGAGCTGAAACAGAAGGACGCCGAAGTGTACCACGAGCAGAGCTTTGGAAGAA ACGAGTTCAATTACGGGTATCAGGTGGAGCGGACAAACAGCCAGTTCCAGCATAAGGTCAAGGGTCCGGATGATGTAACGTACGGTTGCTACGGGTACATCGATCCGGTGGGTGAGAAGCATCTCGTCTACTACATTGCCGATCGGTTAGGCTACCGGCTGCTAGCACCGGATCAACCGACGAAAGTGTTTACCGAACGGGTAGCGAACAGTGT CAACAAGCTAGATGCTGATCTTCAGGGTCGCAAGCTGGACGAGAAAGTCGTTGCCTGGAACGATCTTTACCTTCCCTCGACCTGTCGTCGGTTGAATGAGATTGTTAGCattacaccaccaccgacaacGGTACGACCTGTTCTGCCACCCGCTACCACTGTAGATGGTCGAGATGGAGCACTGATAGGAGAATCCAACGGACAAGGTACAACTCAACGACCTGGAAGCGGAGATCCTGTGCGTGAAGATCGGGATAATGTAAACTCTGGAAGTGGAAATTCTGCGGGAGTTGATAATCGACCAAGTGTTCCAATTGTTGAAGAATCTTCCAATGTAAGCGTATCAGTTTCTGGAGGGTCTTCTTCAAGCTCTGCTTCACCCAGTATTCCTACAGAAAATGGTGATAGCAAAGAGGCTTCAGATAACGACAACCATCATTCGGGTGGAGATGTTCTACGATCGTCAACGCCTCAAACCGTTCCTTTAACTCCAACAACTCTTGCATCTCCCGTACAAGCTCCAATCACACCTGAACCTTCCATCGCTCCGAAACAAACCGATTCCCCTCCTCGAACTACGTACCTTCCCGTCACTACAACCTCCCGTCCACCAATAATTAACGTTCCAGATCAACACTATCCTCCCTCCAATTCCATTCCTTCGCAACCCAACAACTGTGGCCACGATGCATCCGCACCACGTCCCAAATATCCCGGATCGATCGCCCAATTCAACGGGTTTGTGTTCCCGATCAATCGCAACTGCGACGATAGTGGACGCAACACGGCCGATCTGCTCGCCCAGATGCAAACGCTCAACGAGATGGTCCTGAAGGTGAGCAATACACTTCACACGCTGATCGAAAGTGATCGCAACCGTACGACTGCGGGCGATGCCTGCGAACGTGTGTTGGAGCTGCTCAACATCCAGCAACCGGTGCCGCTGCTCGTGTACGTACCCATCATGGTGCCTTACCTTGACGGTGGTATTAATGGTGGCGGTACGCAGCCACCGGTCAATCCGGCGAGTTACGCGTACGCCAAGACGTGCAGTGAGTGTAAATAG